The genome window CTCGCGAAGGTAAGCCTGGAATTTAAGTTGAATGTTTCTGAGATATTTTCTATCCCATTCACAAGACCAGGATTTCGGATGTAGGAAACACCTGCTGTAGCATTTACGTTTAGCTTGAACGCTTCCAGTACGAAACTGTAGGTGGTGTTATTCCTCACATTCCAATATCCATCAATATTAACTGGTGAAGCAAGCTGAGCTCCACGCTCTAAAACTATCCCAGGAGCCAGCGTAGAATCCTGGGGTGTTATAAATGTGCCATTTGTAATGAAATTGGATGTGGTATTGATAATCGAGAAATTAGATATAGAAGTATTCTTTTCCACGTTCGTTTTAGCTATCCTCATAAAAAGCTGATGGGTATAGCTTTGGTCCAGGTTCGAATTTCCAACGGACAAGAATAATGGGTTACTATTATCTATTACTTCCTGAAGTTGACTAGTGCTTGGGGCTGAAGTACTGGTACTATACCTCATAAACATGTCTACTTTATTAGTAATTGGAATCCTACCAAAGAAAGTAGGAAGCAACACATTGAATGAACGATTGTCCAGGCTCGTATTTACCCCTTCGTTTGCATTATCAAATTGAGAATGCTGAAAAGCCAGACCTGCTGAAAAGAAATTTGAAAATGACCTGACGCTATAGTTCACTGAAGGTCTATGGTAAGTTAATTCACTGTTGAGATTTCCGGAGAGCGCATCATTCACTGAAGCCGCACCTCGGTTAGTTTCATCAAATTCAATTGTATTAATGATTCTTTCCCGATCTTCTTGCCTCAACTCATAGCCTATTTGTACTTGGCCACTTTTGCCCACTGGCTCTATGTAACCGACCTCAGCAGCGTAGGTATTGTTTAGTCGCTCGTTTTGATAAATGGTAGTAGAGTCGTTTTCAAAGTCACGAAAGGTATCTTCCCCTTCAGAGTTAAATGTGTTGAAGTTTAACTCTGTAAACATGGACCTCCCTTGTTTCCCAAATTTATGCCTGTAGATCAGGTTATTATTAACATCGTAAGCATTACTGACCGTTGTAAAATCATTTTCAGTAGCATTCAAGCTTTCTTCACGAAAAACCGTATTTGCACTGGTACGATCTACTGAACTGAAATCTTGAATTGTAACTGACGGGGTATAGATAATCGTGTTTTTATCATTTATCTGGTACTCCCCTCTTGCATTGAGCCGATGATTGGTATTATCCGAATCAGAGGCTCTTTGCTCGTTGTAAACTTGTCCTTGTTGTTCTCCAAAAAATGTACGTTGGGTTTCCTCGATATTGTCCAATCTGGATCTATCATAAAAATAGCTCGACTCCAATCGCCATTTATTTTCTTCCCCTTCATTGGAGTAATTAAAACCAAACGTTTGTGTATTGGTAATTCCTGTTGGAGCCTGGGCAGCTCCTCCTCCAAAAAACCGGTTACCTCCTCTTTGGCCCCCACGACCTCCCGAAGCATCTGAATTGGAAAAATCACTCTTATTGATATCATTTGTAAGGCCTAGTAGGGTGAGTTGTCTTCTGTTTTTGAAACTATTAAGATTCCCTTCAATCCAGTGACGTTCATCTGTACCTACCCCTGCTCTAATCCTTCCAAATTCACCCTGTCGTTTACCTTCTTTGGTTACCACGTTCATGGTTTTTATGGTATTCCCATCGTCAAAACCTGTGGCTCTCGCTCGTTCGCTCTGCTGATCAAAAACTTCTATCTGATTGACCACCTCTGCAGGTATGGTATTGAGTGCCAATAAAGGATCTTGTCCAAAAAATTGTTTCCCATCGACTAATACCTGTCTCACACTCTCTCCATTTGATTCCACCGTGCCATCACCCACTACCATTCCAGGCATCTTAGATACTAAATCGGCAGCAGTAGCATCAGGATTAACCGTATATGCACCTGCTTTGTAAAGTACAGTATCGCCTTTTTTCTGCACAGCAATTTCTTCCGCCTCTACCACCACCTCATCCAGCTCTGTGGCTATTGACTCTAACAGAATTGGATTAATAGTCATATCTTGAGTCACTCGTATGTATTGCCTGAATGTACGGTACCCTAAGCTTTGTATTCTGATTTGATAAAAAGCTTGATTTAGATTTTTTACAGTAAAGCTGCCGTCTGTATTCACTGAAGTAAACGCTGATTTAAGGGAATCTTTGACATTTACAAATAGGACGGTGGAACCGATCATTGACTCCCCAGACCCGTCTTCTAATACTCTGCCTGAAACGTTAAATTGTTGACTATTTACGATCGTACTGACACAAAGCGTCATTAATATGATAAAGTTTTTCATTAAATGATTGGGTTAATCCTGACCGTCGGGTTGATTTTGACGACCTCTTGGATTTCTTCCGGCTATAGCCATGTATTTTTGATATTGATCGTTATTCAAAACGTCTTTGACCAGAAGGTTTTTTTCTTCTTGCAGAGAAGACATTTTAGTACGCATCTCTCCAAAGTTTCTGGTCTTTCGTATCTCTTCAAAGGTCTCTTTAATTGTCTGGCCGTACTCTTTGTAAATACCTTCGAGCAGTTCTTCCTGCATCCAATTAATCCCTTCAATCTTCATCACATTCTCTTGCTCTCTTAGTACCA of Marinobacter alexandrii contains these proteins:
- a CDS encoding TonB-dependent receptor, giving the protein MKNFIILMTLCVSTIVNSQQFNVSGRVLEDGSGESMIGSTVLFVNVKDSLKSAFTSVNTDGSFTVKNLNQAFYQIRIQSLGYRTFRQYIRVTQDMTINPILLESIATELDEVVVEAEEIAVQKKGDTVLYKAGAYTVNPDATAADLVSKMPGMVVGDGTVESNGESVRQVLVDGKQFFGQDPLLALNTIPAEVVNQIEVFDQQSERARATGFDDGNTIKTMNVVTKEGKRQGEFGRIRAGVGTDERHWIEGNLNSFKNRRQLTLLGLTNDINKSDFSNSDASGGRGGQRGGNRFFGGGAAQAPTGITNTQTFGFNYSNEGEENKWRLESSYFYDRSRLDNIEETQRTFFGEQQGQVYNEQRASDSDNTNHRLNARGEYQINDKNTIIYTPSVTIQDFSSVDRTSANTVFREESLNATENDFTTVSNAYDVNNNLIYRHKFGKQGRSMFTELNFNTFNSEGEDTFRDFENDSTTIYQNERLNNTYAAEVGYIEPVGKSGQVQIGYELRQEDRERIINTIEFDETNRGAASVNDALSGNLNSELTYHRPSVNYSVRSFSNFFSAGLAFQHSQFDNANEGVNTSLDNRSFNVLLPTFFGRIPITNKVDMFMRYSTSTSAPSTSQLQEVIDNSNPLFLSVGNSNLDQSYTHQLFMRIAKTNVEKNTSISNFSIINTTSNFITNGTFITPQDSTLAPGIVLERGAQLASPVNIDGYWNVRNNTTYSFVLEAFKLNVNATAGVSYIRNPGLVNGIENISETFNLNSRLTFASNISEKVDFNVSYTWNGNQVENSTQENQNNQYSTHTVGGNLNLIFWKGFVLRSDIQYQMYDGISDEFDTSYALLNGSIAKKFLKDNAGEVSLSVYDLLNQNQSVTQNVTAAYFEEQESLVLNQYFMLSFMYTIRNFKKG